In Methanobacterium paludis, the following proteins share a genomic window:
- a CDS encoding bifunctional enoyl-CoA hydratase/phosphate acetyltransferase produces the protein MTSFKQVFEKIKSHPKKQISVAAAQDPTVLEAVTKAKELDIADYILVGDKKEIIKTAESNGLKLEENKIYNEPNDLNAIKKAVKLVSENRADILMKGMVHTDDFLRGVLDKKAGLRSGKLMSHVNVLESSALNRMLFVTDGAMNIAPDIDAKCSIILNAIYLANIFSINDPKVAVTTAVELANPKMPSTLDAAVLAKMSQRGQFSGKIIDGPFALDNAINPWAAAHKGIKGPVAGQADIIVVPSIEAGSMLAKAHVYLTNGSLAGVLVGARAPVVLTSRADTAQSKLNSIATAILMADMHRALTTKFGKVHY, from the coding sequence ATCACGAGTTTCAAACAGGTATTTGAAAAAATAAAATCACACCCTAAAAAGCAGATCTCTGTGGCTGCTGCACAGGATCCAACCGTTCTTGAAGCTGTTACAAAAGCCAAAGAACTGGACATAGCAGATTACATCCTTGTTGGGGATAAAAAAGAAATAATTAAAACTGCAGAAAGTAATGGATTGAAACTTGAAGAAAACAAGATATACAACGAACCAAACGACTTGAACGCCATAAAAAAGGCTGTTAAACTTGTAAGTGAGAACAGGGCAGATATTCTCATGAAGGGTATGGTGCACACAGATGATTTCCTCCGAGGAGTGCTGGACAAAAAAGCAGGTTTGCGCAGCGGGAAACTGATGAGCCACGTTAATGTGCTTGAAAGCTCAGCACTGAATCGTATGTTATTTGTAACCGATGGGGCAATGAACATAGCCCCAGATATCGATGCCAAATGCAGTATAATCCTCAACGCCATTTACCTTGCAAACATATTCAGCATAAACGATCCAAAAGTTGCAGTTACAACAGCAGTAGAGCTTGCAAACCCCAAAATGCCATCAACCCTCGATGCTGCAGTTTTAGCCAAAATGAGTCAGCGCGGACAGTTCAGCGGCAAAATAATAGACGGCCCATTTGCACTTGACAACGCCATTAACCCTTGGGCAGCTGCACATAAGGGTATAAAAGGACCCGTGGCAGGCCAGGCAGATATAATCGTTGTACCTTCAATTGAAGCTGGAAGTATGTTAGCCAAGGCACATGTCTATTTAACAAACGGAAGTTTAGCTGGTGTTTTAGTTGGGGCTCGGGCACCTGTGGTTTTAACCTCCCGCGCTGATACCGCCCAATCAAAGTTAAATTCAATTGCAACTGCCATACTGATGGCAGATATGCATCGTGCACTGACCACCAAATTTGGGAAGGTACACTACTAA
- a CDS encoding glycosyltransferase yields MNRFWNNLMRPIIERVNANYIVEIGSGTGLNTKNILEYCVDHDAHMTAIDPFPQFDIDGFKSQYGDKFEIYRELSLERLLFLKDYDVILIDGDHNWYTVYNELKTIEETFKNKKFPIVFFHDITWPYARRDLYYDPENIPEAYRQPYKKLGMYPGQTDLKKEGGLNTHLYNSIYENNPRNGVLTAVEDFLDESDLEFSFKIINAFHGLGILYHVNNETEKIVKSCIKKADLLNSLEEERVKLKIAYSESKGQNKLLETKLWHSESQLIQQKEAYITAMEENQRNIEELNSQIDGLKSQINHLKSRFYEIDYLHNVGRPITQRLISKFPSLYIFSNRNTKGIKNALINIKAYKSIKQNNLFDIGYYLKNNSDIRRSGMDPLLHYMYHGFREGRKPNSSFDGNYYLTYPDVKSSNLNPLVHYSLYGIKEGRRTFKNQTDTNSSLKEEYTVKDIINQNSPTHSFEMSKVRSITPRLISKFPSLYIIFNKNNKGIKNALINIKGYKSIKQNHLLDNEFYLKNYSDVKVSGIDPVIHYMYYGFNEGKKPNPTFDGDYYLKTYEDARKSNLNPLIHYSLYGINGERKTKENWFVSIIMPTYNRKGIIERAINSVLNQTFNNYELIIIDDGSTDGTENLINVKYDDHLKSGKIKYFKQKNGGVSKARNKGLNEAQGDIIAYLDSDNYWFETYLKKMVSALFNTNRNTAYAAIEVNNAYENKKYVRRTKYDRNLLLKGNYIDLNIFVHKKFLYDQLGGFNESLKRLVDWDLILRYTKSNEPCFVNEVLAEYFISNELNNISLNASLEDNRSKVQKLHQAELIEKSILTHEEIQKNHNDPKITALPKIRALNNHTLNNSVETTLKSSSYNENEIHCDTTSKLYNTNFDRGNSKRILYVTHQGRNTPNIDKSIINHVQKTLECYLLTSTSKGLLLWKYRNDRIERIESWNIKWSGREFYNKEFRDIYFNVLTRLKIDLVHINHLFKHTFDLPDVATKLGLPVILSLQDFYFIYPSDQLHDNINEYCATDENKQCTATLLDDMSLKTFVNEWRAEVTNLLYHCSSFITSNEVIKEIYISIYPQLAQKPFKIIEENYAQISPETKASEILKSTIPESSDQITENGGWISDHNSTSKPYNEIVRIANSPEEYKHLKKCINSISSKNAKEIAYEYEFTYWQNLLINERSNINKIYRVAIFVRGKNGNFSPTASIRLLLAFYHHKLYGKVVPYVIDENDLNNLNKDSFLNKRMYDCIIVQRDILNESFAKFLVQRCGEYNIKLIYEIDDDLLDIDKTHPEYEKYLYNSKVIRYLIENADLVTVSTNHLKEKFESITNVKLIPNALDESLWFTGTTKSAAKDNTLKIGYIGSFTHDKDLNIIKEAIKNLKEKFIEKNLNLTFDIIGGMSEKPEEIWFNQIEIPSNKRSYPEFVKWLKETVNWDIAVAPLADTNINWSKSEIKYLEYTALGLAAVYSDIGPYHETIKNEYNGLLVKSNDTNEWEKQINKLITNVQLRNNIKVNAQKSIMDKYLMKYRTEIWYNIIKELVDGKK; encoded by the coding sequence ATGAACAGGTTTTGGAATAATTTGATGCGTCCCATTATTGAGCGTGTTAACGCTAATTACATTGTTGAAATTGGATCAGGCACAGGTTTAAACACCAAAAACATTTTAGAGTACTGTGTGGATCATGATGCTCATATGACAGCAATTGACCCATTTCCACAATTTGATATTGACGGATTTAAATCACAATATGGAGATAAATTTGAAATATACAGGGAATTAAGCCTGGAAAGACTATTATTTCTCAAAGATTACGATGTAATTTTAATAGATGGCGATCACAACTGGTACACAGTCTACAATGAATTAAAAACCATAGAAGAAACCTTTAAAAATAAAAAATTTCCCATCGTGTTTTTCCATGATATAACATGGCCTTATGCTAGAAGAGATTTATATTACGACCCGGAAAATATACCTGAAGCCTATAGACAACCCTACAAAAAATTAGGAATGTATCCTGGGCAGACAGATTTGAAGAAGGAAGGTGGATTAAATACTCATCTTTATAATTCTATTTATGAAAATAATCCTCGTAATGGGGTATTAACTGCTGTAGAAGATTTTTTAGATGAATCTGATTTAGAGTTTTCTTTTAAAATCATCAATGCCTTCCATGGGTTGGGAATTTTGTATCATGTAAACAATGAAACAGAAAAAATCGTGAAAAGTTGTATAAAAAAAGCGGATCTCTTAAACTCTCTTGAAGAAGAAAGGGTTAAGCTTAAAATTGCATATTCTGAATCAAAAGGTCAAAATAAATTACTTGAAACAAAATTATGGCATTCAGAAAGCCAGTTAATCCAACAAAAAGAAGCGTACATCACCGCAATGGAAGAAAATCAAAGGAACATTGAAGAACTGAATTCACAGATTGATGGTTTAAAATCACAAATTAACCATTTAAAATCTAGGTTCTATGAAATAGATTATTTACATAATGTTGGTAGACCAATCACTCAGAGGTTAATTTCAAAGTTCCCAAGCTTATACATATTCTCTAACAGGAATACCAAGGGTATAAAAAACGCTTTAATTAATATAAAGGCTTATAAATCAATTAAACAAAATAATCTATTTGATATAGGTTACTATTTAAAAAATAACAGTGATATCAGACGATCTGGCATGGATCCCCTACTTCATTACATGTACCATGGTTTTAGGGAAGGAAGAAAACCTAACTCATCCTTCGATGGGAATTATTATTTAACATATCCTGACGTTAAAAGTTCAAATTTAAACCCGCTCGTACATTATAGTTTATATGGTATAAAGGAAGGAAGAAGAACCTTTAAAAATCAGACAGATACGAATTCATCTTTAAAAGAAGAATATACTGTTAAAGATATTATCAACCAAAATTCACCAACACATAGTTTTGAAATGAGTAAGGTCAGATCAATCACCCCAAGGTTAATCTCAAAATTTCCTAGTTTATATATTATTTTTAATAAAAATAACAAGGGCATAAAGAACGCTTTAATTAATATAAAAGGTTATAAATCAATTAAACAGAATCATCTGCTTGATAATGAGTTCTATTTAAAAAATTACAGTGATGTTAAAGTATCAGGCATAGATCCTGTAATCCACTATATGTACTATGGTTTTAATGAAGGAAAAAAGCCCAACCCCACATTTGACGGGGATTACTATTTAAAGACGTACGAAGATGCTAGAAAATCAAATTTAAACCCGCTCATACATTACAGTTTATACGGAATAAATGGGGAAAGAAAAACCAAAGAAAATTGGTTTGTTTCAATAATAATGCCAACGTACAACAGGAAGGGTATAATCGAAAGAGCGATAAATTCAGTATTAAATCAAACTTTCAACAATTATGAGCTCATAATAATAGATGATGGAAGCACAGATGGTACTGAAAACTTAATTAATGTTAAATATGATGACCATCTAAAAAGTGGGAAAATAAAATATTTTAAACAAAAAAATGGAGGAGTAAGTAAAGCCCGAAATAAGGGATTAAACGAAGCACAAGGTGATATCATAGCATATTTAGATTCTGACAACTATTGGTTTGAAACTTACCTTAAAAAAATGGTTTCTGCATTATTTAATACTAATAGAAATACTGCTTATGCAGCTATAGAAGTAAATAATGCTTATGAAAATAAGAAATATGTTAGAAGAACTAAATATGATAGGAATTTACTGTTAAAAGGTAATTATATTGACCTTAATATATTTGTGCATAAAAAATTTCTGTATGATCAGTTAGGCGGGTTTAACGAATCATTGAAGCGTCTTGTTGATTGGGATTTGATTTTGAGATACACCAAGTCAAATGAGCCTTGCTTTGTAAATGAAGTCTTAGCAGAATATTTCATCAGTAATGAATTGAACAATATTTCTCTTAACGCTAGTTTAGAGGATAATCGTTCAAAAGTTCAGAAGTTGCACCAAGCTGAACTGATAGAAAAATCTATTTTAACTCATGAAGAAATCCAAAAAAACCATAATGATCCCAAAATAACGGCCTTACCCAAAATAAGAGCCTTAAATAATCATACATTAAACAATAGTGTCGAAACAACACTGAAGTCATCCTCATACAACGAAAACGAAATTCATTGTGATACCACATCTAAATTATATAATACAAATTTTGACAGAGGAAACAGTAAACGTATATTGTATGTAACACATCAAGGCAGGAACACCCCCAATATTGATAAAAGCATTATAAATCACGTTCAAAAGACTTTGGAATGCTATCTATTAACATCAACTTCAAAAGGGTTATTATTGTGGAAATACAGAAACGACAGAATTGAAAGAATTGAATCTTGGAATATTAAATGGTCTGGAAGGGAATTTTATAATAAGGAATTCAGAGACATATATTTCAATGTCTTGACGAGATTAAAGATAGACCTTGTACATATTAATCATTTATTCAAGCATACATTTGATTTGCCAGATGTAGCAACAAAATTAGGTTTGCCCGTGATTTTATCTCTTCAAGATTTTTATTTTATTTATCCTTCAGATCAGTTGCATGATAACATCAATGAGTACTGTGCTACAGATGAAAATAAGCAATGCACAGCTACATTATTAGATGATATGTCTCTAAAAACTTTTGTTAATGAATGGAGAGCAGAAGTTACAAATCTGTTATATCATTGTTCATCATTTATTACCAGCAATGAAGTAATAAAAGAGATTTATATTTCCATATATCCTCAATTAGCACAAAAACCATTTAAGATTATAGAAGAGAATTATGCCCAGATCTCACCCGAAACTAAGGCTTCTGAAATTCTTAAATCAACTATACCTGAATCATCAGACCAAATTACAGAAAATGGTGGGTGGATTTCAGATCATAATTCTACATCAAAACCATACAATGAAATCGTAAGAATAGCGAATTCACCAGAGGAATATAAACATTTAAAGAAGTGTATTAACAGTATAAGTTCCAAAAATGCGAAAGAAATAGCTTATGAATATGAATTTACATACTGGCAGAATCTACTCATAAATGAACGTTCTAATATCAATAAAATTTATAGGGTTGCTATCTTTGTTCGTGGCAAAAATGGAAACTTTTCCCCAACAGCCAGTATTCGACTATTATTAGCATTCTATCATCATAAACTATATGGAAAAGTAGTACCGTATGTTATAGATGAAAACGATTTAAATAATCTAAACAAAGATTCCTTTTTGAATAAAAGGATGTACGACTGTATCATAGTGCAACGGGACATTTTAAATGAATCTTTTGCTAAGTTTTTAGTTCAAAGATGTGGAGAATACAATATTAAATTGATCTATGAAATAGACGATGATCTGTTGGATATTGATAAAACACACCCTGAATATGAAAAGTATTTATACAATAGCAAAGTCATCAGATATCTTATTGAAAATGCAGATCTAGTAACTGTAAGTACAAATCATTTAAAAGAGAAATTTGAGAGTATAACTAATGTGAAACTAATACCTAATGCTTTAGATGAAAGTTTATGGTTTACTGGGACAACCAAATCAGCCGCAAAGGATAATACATTGAAAATTGGGTATATTGGATCATTTACGCATGATAAAGATTTAAATATTATCAAAGAAGCCATTAAAAATTTAAAAGAAAAGTTTATTGAAAAGAACTTAAACCTGACTTTTGATATTATTGGTGGAATGAGTGAAAAACCTGAAGAAATTTGGTTTAATCAAATAGAGATTCCATCAAATAAGAGAAGTTACCCCGAGTTTGTTAAATGGCTTAAAGAAACTGTAAATTGGGACATTGCAGTTGCTCCACTAGCAGATACCAATATAAACTGGAGTAAAAGCGAAATAAAGTACTTGGAATATACTGCATTGGGTTTGGCCGCTGTATACAGTGACATAGGACCATATCATGAAACAATAAAAAATGAGTATAATGGTTTATTAGTGAAAAGCAACGATACAAATGAATGGGAAAAACAAATTAATAAGTTAATTACCAATGTCCAATTACGTAACAATATTAAAGTTAATGCTCAAAAAAGTATAATGGACAAATACTTGATGAAATATCGGACGGAAATATGGTATAATATTATTAAAGAGCTGGTGGATGGAAAAAAATAA
- a CDS encoding glycosyltransferase family protein yields MVIRSKLKESKYYDQLRKVRNDFKDEFNSLKYKISSVNVKILNSVNLRKYLKKEKALTESQKKELYEFIINKNTSLVDLYSFKDNSPLVSIIILNRNGIKHLKRLFTDFEENVQYPAYEIIVVDNASTDKSVDFLEDLSDELHLKIIKNTENESFSKATNHAAKIAEGAYLLLLNNDVEPTYGWLNQMMQTALESDDTGAVGAKLVYPDCSKSHHNKRNSFKIQHTGVAFKEESGFIKPYNMDKAEIFGEDEKDTLRAAVTAAALLVSKDKYWQVNGMGEKYIYGYEDVDFCLKLLKKGYKNIYCPKALLFHYEFGTQEKNKNKEIKNRRLNNQKLFRQKWNSWLRRKLLMDKLNNDLLFSEKPLKVAFAVTETGKDSSAGDYLTALTFGESLKKFGWEISFLSRKGHGDWYEVEEDIDVLISMLDAYNISKIRSTNNLLIKIAWPRNWINRWISHPNFKGYNLVFAPSETACSYIENKTGIKTLLLPLATNPTRFNNNIPENEELKCDYCFTGSYWDDPREIIEMLDPESLSYTFKLYGENWDKIDKFKNYNQGFINYSKIPEVYRSTKIVVDDANRVTKRYGSVNSRVYDALASGALVITNGEIGANETFEGKIPVYRTKEELNSLIEYYMSHEDERRAKIKQLQKFVLENHTYDHRAETLKDVLKKHTLKTKIAIKIPAPNWETIQEWGDYHMALGLKKELEKENCDVILQVLPEWNGDGDARCDAVIVLRGLSNYQPKKQHFNMMWNISHPDEICINEYNQYDHVFIASKIWAEKIGKKVDVPVEVMLQCTDPELFYPDQDDDYKHDLLFVGNSRKVYRKIIKDLLPTDKDLAVYGTNWEGIISEKYIKGEHIPNRELRKAYSSCKILLNDHWDDMRKEGFISNRLFDGFAAGAFIISDNIQGAKKVFEDALVTYNKPEELVSLIAKYLDNEEERAKEVEKGKSIVIKNHTFQKRTERILEILNKNLS; encoded by the coding sequence ATGGTAATTCGGTCCAAATTAAAGGAATCAAAATATTACGACCAGTTAAGAAAAGTTAGAAATGATTTTAAAGACGAGTTTAACTCATTAAAATATAAGATTAGCTCTGTTAATGTTAAAATTCTAAATTCAGTTAACTTAAGAAAATATCTCAAAAAAGAGAAAGCTCTGACCGAAAGTCAAAAAAAAGAGTTATATGAGTTTATAATAAATAAAAATACGTCATTAGTTGATTTATATTCTTTTAAAGATAATTCGCCGTTAGTTTCTATTATAATATTGAATAGGAATGGTATAAAACATTTAAAAAGGTTGTTTACGGATTTTGAAGAAAATGTCCAGTATCCAGCATATGAAATTATTGTTGTTGATAACGCATCTACAGATAAATCAGTAGACTTTTTAGAAGATCTTTCGGATGAACTGCACTTAAAAATTATTAAAAATACTGAAAATGAATCCTTCTCAAAAGCAACTAATCATGCAGCGAAAATTGCAGAAGGGGCGTATTTACTTCTTTTAAACAATGACGTTGAACCAACCTACGGCTGGCTCAACCAGATGATGCAGACTGCACTGGAGTCTGATGATACTGGGGCTGTAGGGGCAAAATTGGTCTACCCAGACTGTTCTAAATCCCATCATAATAAAAGAAATTCATTTAAAATCCAGCATACCGGAGTTGCTTTTAAGGAAGAATCTGGTTTCATCAAACCGTACAACATGGATAAAGCAGAGATCTTTGGTGAAGATGAAAAGGATACATTGAGGGCAGCAGTTACTGCAGCAGCCCTGCTCGTATCTAAAGATAAATACTGGCAAGTCAACGGAATGGGCGAAAAATACATTTACGGCTATGAAGACGTGGACTTCTGCTTAAAACTCCTAAAAAAAGGATATAAAAATATTTACTGCCCAAAGGCACTTTTATTCCACTATGAATTTGGAACACAGGAAAAAAATAAGAATAAAGAAATTAAAAACAGGCGCTTAAACAATCAAAAATTGTTCCGTCAAAAATGGAACAGCTGGCTTCGCAGGAAACTTTTGATGGATAAATTAAACAACGATCTTCTGTTTTCTGAAAAACCGTTAAAAGTTGCATTTGCAGTTACAGAGACTGGAAAAGATAGTTCTGCAGGGGATTACCTCACAGCATTAACATTTGGGGAAAGCCTGAAGAAATTTGGTTGGGAAATAAGTTTTCTATCACGGAAAGGACATGGAGATTGGTACGAAGTTGAAGAAGACATTGATGTTTTAATATCCATGTTAGACGCTTATAACATCAGTAAAATAAGATCAACGAATAACTTGTTGATTAAAATTGCCTGGCCACGCAACTGGATCAACAGATGGATATCTCATCCAAATTTCAAGGGTTACAATCTTGTATTTGCACCCAGTGAAACTGCTTGCAGCTACATAGAAAATAAAACTGGAATAAAAACATTATTATTACCCCTAGCAACCAACCCAACAAGATTCAACAACAACATACCTGAAAATGAAGAGTTGAAGTGTGATTACTGTTTCACAGGCAGTTACTGGGATGATCCGCGCGAAATAATCGAAATGTTAGACCCTGAAAGCTTATCTTACACCTTTAAATTGTACGGGGAAAACTGGGATAAAATTGATAAATTCAAAAACTACAATCAAGGATTCATAAATTACAGCAAAATACCAGAAGTATACAGATCCACCAAGATAGTTGTTGATGATGCCAACAGAGTAACCAAGCGTTACGGATCAGTAAACAGCAGAGTGTACGATGCCCTGGCCAGTGGAGCCCTTGTAATAACCAACGGAGAAATTGGTGCAAATGAAACGTTTGAAGGAAAAATACCTGTTTACAGAACAAAAGAAGAACTGAACAGTTTAATTGAATACTACATGTCCCATGAAGATGAAAGACGTGCAAAAATCAAGCAATTACAGAAATTTGTACTGGAAAATCATACCTACGACCACAGGGCCGAGACTCTAAAGGATGTTTTAAAGAAACATACCCTGAAAACAAAGATCGCCATTAAAATCCCTGCACCCAACTGGGAAACAATTCAGGAATGGGGAGATTATCACATGGCTTTAGGTTTGAAAAAGGAACTCGAAAAAGAAAATTGTGATGTGATCCTGCAGGTACTACCTGAATGGAATGGTGATGGTGATGCTCGTTGTGATGCCGTTATAGTTTTAAGAGGTTTAAGTAATTACCAACCTAAAAAACAGCATTTCAACATGATGTGGAACATTTCTCACCCGGATGAAATCTGTATAAACGAATATAACCAGTACGATCATGTTTTCATAGCATCCAAAATCTGGGCTGAAAAAATAGGGAAAAAAGTTGACGTTCCTGTAGAAGTCATGCTACAATGTACAGACCCTGAGCTATTCTATCCAGACCAGGATGATGATTACAAACACGACTTGCTCTTCGTTGGAAACTCCAGAAAGGTTTACAGAAAGATAATAAAAGACCTGTTACCAACAGATAAAGATCTGGCAGTTTACGGGACAAACTGGGAAGGAATTATCTCTGAAAAGTACATCAAAGGTGAGCACATACCCAACAGAGAATTAAGAAAAGCTTATTCCTCATGTAAAATTCTGCTCAACGACCACTGGGACGACATGCGAAAGGAAGGTTTCATATCAAATAGGTTATTTGATGGATTTGCAGCAGGAGCATTTATAATATCAGACAATATCCAAGGAGCTAAAAAAGTTTTTGAAGATGCATTAGTTACCTACAATAAACCCGAAGAACTCGTCTCATTAATAGCAAAATATCTAGATAATGAAGAGGAAAGAGCCAAAGAAGTTGAAAAAGGAAAAAGTATTGTTATTAAGAATCATACTTTCCAAAAAAGAACTGAACGTATTTTAGAGATTTTAAATAAAAATTTATCATGA
- a CDS encoding sensor histidine kinase, with protein MIVLSVLPIYLGINTLSAKVFGDFSIVIMNLLALGILIYTAWLSFKNNKGTYKPWLMFVIGQSFYALAELLYLASDFSTNNYSLIADPTFMITYPFFIIGILLFIKKPFKLQTKVFLDLIITIASTFFILYFLLIEPRIQLKGLLSTFSGLLYIFLDISLLFVVLTLLVSKNKKISELTVLFLLATVFSQILGDLVFAYNNLDPNLFYQWLSTIMYMLSPSFTALAAVSFVKNVNLDLSLTSFSKILKPERSWQSYIPLVLVLFTYSLLFISKTVDKVLIGCVGVIITLIVIRELISLDELKKTHKDLKKNKELIEKSEQQLNFISSNMMDLITESNEAFVYKYVNNSSHSFLGYKPEEIMGNNLYDFVYPEDVEIVQRSVETAIKNHSSERVQYRCKKSAGDHVWVETIRKPIFNNENKFKGFICSTRDISAQKENEIIVQDSLKEKEMLLREIHHRVKNNLQIVSSLLNLQSYHVDEEEALDVLTESKNRIKTMALVHEELYRSPNLTNISFNEYLERLVSNLFYSYGINKQNITPKFHMEEIKIGIDTAIPCGLIVNELVTNSLKYAFTDDMTGNIEVNLKADGDMYAMKVADNGVGLPADIEPENVETLGLQLVANLVKQLDGNFEINRANGTEFQITFPEQEYTKRV; from the coding sequence TTGATTGTTTTATCTGTTTTACCCATTTATTTAGGGATTAACACTTTATCAGCAAAGGTTTTTGGAGATTTTAGCATAGTTATAATGAACCTTTTAGCCTTGGGCATATTAATATACACAGCATGGTTGTCGTTTAAAAATAACAAAGGAACTTACAAACCATGGTTGATGTTCGTTATAGGTCAATCCTTTTATGCCCTTGCTGAACTGCTTTATCTGGCATCGGATTTCTCCACAAACAATTATTCATTGATAGCTGATCCAACATTTATGATTACTTATCCCTTTTTTATCATAGGCATTTTATTATTCATTAAAAAACCTTTTAAGCTCCAAACTAAGGTTTTTTTGGATCTGATCATCACAATAGCATCAACCTTTTTCATACTCTATTTTTTATTGATAGAACCCAGAATTCAACTTAAAGGTTTATTATCAACATTTTCAGGTTTACTTTACATTTTTTTAGATATTTCACTCCTATTTGTGGTACTGACCTTACTTGTGAGCAAAAACAAGAAAATTTCTGAGTTAACTGTTCTGTTTTTATTAGCAACTGTATTCTCTCAGATTTTGGGTGATTTGGTCTTTGCTTATAACAATCTAGATCCAAACTTATTTTATCAGTGGTTAAGCACCATCATGTACATGTTAAGTCCATCATTTACAGCTTTAGCAGCAGTATCCTTTGTTAAAAATGTTAATTTAGACTTAAGTTTAACATCGTTTTCTAAAATTCTGAAACCTGAAAGAAGTTGGCAATCGTACATACCATTAGTATTAGTTCTTTTTACTTACAGTCTTCTGTTTATCTCAAAAACAGTTGACAAAGTTTTAATAGGATGTGTGGGAGTTATAATAACTTTAATAGTCATACGCGAATTGATTTCATTGGATGAGCTAAAAAAGACCCACAAAGATCTAAAGAAAAACAAAGAATTGATCGAAAAAAGTGAGCAGCAGCTTAATTTCATATCTTCCAACATGATGGACCTTATAACAGAATCAAACGAAGCATTTGTCTACAAATATGTTAATAATTCTTCCCATAGTTTTTTAGGTTATAAACCCGAGGAAATAATGGGAAACAATTTATACGATTTTGTTTATCCAGAAGATGTGGAAATCGTCCAGAGATCCGTTGAAACAGCAATAAAAAATCATTCAAGTGAAAGAGTGCAGTATCGCTGTAAAAAGTCTGCAGGAGATCATGTTTGGGTTGAAACAATAAGAAAACCTATTTTTAATAATGAAAATAAATTTAAAGGTTTTATATGCAGCACCAGAGATATCAGTGCGCAGAAAGAAAATGAAATAATTGTTCAGGATTCATTAAAAGAGAAGGAGATGCTTTTAAGAGAGATACATCACAGGGTGAAAAACAACCTTCAGATCGTGTCGAGTTTACTCAATTTACAGAGCTACCATGTAGATGAAGAAGAAGCTTTGGATGTTTTAACGGAGAGCAAGAATCGAATCAAAACCATGGCGTTAGTTCATGAAGAACTCTACAGATCACCCAACCTCACCAACATCAGTTTCAATGAGTATCTGGAAAGGTTAGTTTCCAACTTATTCTACTCTTACGGAATTAACAAACAAAATATCACACCTAAATTTCATATGGAAGAGATTAAAATCGGTATCGATACTGCCATACCATGCGGACTTATTGTTAACGAGCTTGTGACCAACAGTCTGAAATATGCATTTACAGACGATATGACCGGAAATATTGAGGTTAATTTAAAAGCAGATGGCGACATGTACGCAATGAAAGTTGCTGACAATGGTGTAGGTTTACCTGCAGATATTGAACCTGAAAATGTAGAAACTCTGGGTTTGCAGCTGGTCGCCAACCTGGTAAAACAGTTAGACGGTAACTTTGAGATCAACAGAGCTAATGGCACAGAATTCCAAATTACATTCCCTGAACAGGAATATACAAAGAGAGTTTAG